In a single window of the Solea senegalensis isolate Sse05_10M linkage group LG1, IFAPA_SoseM_1, whole genome shotgun sequence genome:
- the LOC122774697 gene encoding NEDD4-like E3 ubiquitin-protein ligase WWP1 isoform X1 — protein MATASSRTESSHNHRGTSQLHAIVSCAKIKRKKSLFGAAIYVEVTAEGESRRTAKSHSSSSPKWDERLTLSVTPHTQVDFKVWSHHTLKADALLGKATLDLMQALEQHERKLENVKEVLKLSVEQKGVPVNMGELTVFLDGLTVTDEEDTAQLTNGNAANGTKVQQNGDAIHENGESSPASSRAANSTVNGTDLGPRSDSCSASNGIDGQVPSSSCSPALDHVVNGDTTPNSTPVHQTSDSDTESRKVNGESCDVSLGPSSSTTGDVLSAADDHDDCSQDAALPDTVTAPNSTSPPPPPSTQAPASSTAAKPPDASATSAAASSTPTTSAQGATTITTTSSSSSSSPALGEATASGAGGGSSSSSATATPDGAKPRQQAPNAGSSDPLPPGWEQRKDPHGRTYYVDHNTRTTTWERPQPLPPGWERRVDDRGRIYYVDHNTRTTTWQRPTMESVRNFEQWQSQRSQLQGAMHQFNQRYLYSASMMSAENDPLGPLPPGWERRVDSNDRVYFVNHNTKTTQWEDPRTQGLQNEDPLPEGWEIRYTREGVRYFVDHNTRTTTFSDPRTGKSSVTKGPQIAYERSFRWKLAHFRYLCQSNALPSHVKITVSRQTLFEDSFQQIMALKPYDLRRRLYVIFRGEEGLDYGGLAREWFFLLSHEVLNPMYCLFEYAGKSNYCLQINPASAINPDHLSYFCFIGRFIAMALFHGKFIDTGFSLPFYKRMLNKKLILKDLESIDPEFYNSLIWIRDNNIEECGLEMYFSVDMEILGKITSHDLKPDGTNVLVTEENKEEYISLMAEWRFSRGVEGQTKAFLDGFNEVVPLQWLQYFDEKELEVMLCGMQEVDLQDWQRNTVYRHYTRNSKQIIWFWQLVKEVDNEVRLRLMQFVTGTCRLPLGGFAELMGSNGPQKFCIEKVGKDTWLPRSHTCFNRLDLPPYKSFDQLKEKLLFAIEETEGFGQE, from the exons ATGGCCACGGCCTCATCCAGAACAGAGTCTAGCCATAATCACAGAGGAACATCACAGCTTCATGCCATTG TTTCCTGTGCCAAAATCAAGAGGAAGAAAAGCCTCTTTGGGGCTGCCATTTATGTGGAGGTGACAGCAGAGGGGGAGTCGCGCCGTACAGCGAAGTCTCACAGCTCCTCCAGTCCTAAATGGGATGAGAGGCTCACTCT GAGtgtaacaccacacacacaggtggatttCAAAGTATGGAGTCACCACACCCTGAAAGCAGATGCTCTGCTGGGCAAAGCCACACTGGACCTAATGCAAGCACTGGAGCagcatgaaagaaaat TGGAGAATGTGAAGGAGGTGCTGAAGCTGAGTGTGGAGCAGAAGGGAGTACCGGTGAACATGGGGGAGCTGACCGTCTTCCTTGATGGACTAACGGTCACTGACGAAGAGGACACGGCTCAGCTTACCAACGGCAATGCTGCAAATGGCACCA AAGTTCAGCAGAATGGTGATGCCATTCATGAAAATGGAGAGTCATCACCTGCTTCATCAAGGGCTGCCAACAG CACAGTGAATGGTACAGACTTGGGCCCAAGGTCAGATTCCTGTTCAGCCTCCAATGGTATAGATGGTCAGGTGCCTTCCAGCTCCTGCAGCCCTGCCCTCGATCATGTCGTCAACGGAGACACCACACCCAACTCCACCCCAGTCCACCAAACCTccgacagtgacacagagagtaGGAAAG TCAACGGGGAGTCCTGTGATGTTTCTCTAGGGCCATCATCTTCTACAACAGGTGATGTGCTGTCCGCTGCAGATGACCATGACGACTGCAGTCAAGATGCTGCCCTGCCCGACACTGTCACGGCACCAAATAGCACATCTCCACCCCCGCCGCCCTCCACACAGGCTCCAGCCTCTTCTACTGCTGCTAAACCTCCTGATGCCTCTgccacttctgctgctgcttcctccacACCCACCACCTCAGCCCAGGGGGCTACCACCATCACAACCACCTCAtcatcgtcctcttcctccccagCACTGGGAGAAGCAACTGCTTCAGGTGCTGGTGGtggcagcagtagtagcagtgcAACTGCTACTCCAGATGGGGCCAAGCCCAGGCAGCAGGCCCCTAATGCTGGTTCCTCAGATCCTCTACCACCAGG TTGGGAGCAGAGGAAAGATCCGCATGGAAGAACGTACTATGTAGACCACAACACCAGGACTACAACCTGGGAGAGACCACAGCCACTACCACCAGG TTGGGAACGTCGAGTGGACGACCGGGGGAGGATCTATTATGTTGACCACAACACCCGCACCACCACGTGGCAACGTCCAACTATGGAGTCAGTCCGCAACTTTGAGCAGTGGCAGAGCCAGCGCAGCCAACTGCAGGGAGCTATGCACCAGTTTAACCAGAGATACCTCTACTCT GCATCCATGATGTCTGCTGAGAATGATCCTCTTGGCCCACTACCTCCTGGTTGGG AGAGACGTGTGGACTCCAATGACCGAGTGTACTTTGTCAACCACAACACCAAGACAACCCAGTGGGAAGACCCTCGAACCCAAGG GCTACAGAATGAGGACCCTCTGCCTGAAGGGTGGGAGATCCGATACACAAGGGAAGGTGTGCGCTACTTTGTGGATCACAACACTCGAACCACCACTTTCAGTGACCCGCGCACTGGAAAATCCTCTGT caccaAAGGCCCCCAGATTGCTTATGAGCGCAGCTTTCGATGGAAGCTAGCCCATTTTCGCTACTTGTGCCAG TCCAATGCTCTCCCAAGTCATGTGAAGATCACCGTCTCCAGACAGACATTGTTCGAAGACTCTTTCCAGCAA ATTATGGCACTCAAGCCTTACGACTTGAGGAGGAGACTGTACGTCATCTTCAGAGGCGAGGAGGGTCTCGATTATGGCGGTTTGGCTAG AGAGTGGTTCTTCTTGTTGTCCCACGAAGTGTTGAACCCCATGTACTGTCTGTTTGAGTACGCTGGCAAGAGCAACTACTGTCTGCAGATCAACCCGGCCTCGGCCATCAACCCTGACCACCTTTCGTACTTTTGCTTCATAGGTCGCTTCATTGCAATG GCACTTTTCCATGGAAAGTTCATTGACACAGGCTTTTCCTTGCCGTTCTACAAACGCATGCTGAACAAGAAGCTCATCCTCAAAGATCTTGAGTCTATTGACCCAGAGTTTTACAACTCGCTTATATGGATCAG GGACAACAACATTGAAGAGTGTGGCCTAGAGATGTATTTCTCAGTGGACATGGAGATCCTGGGAAAGATCACCTCCCACGACCTCAAACCTGATGGCACTAATGTCCTCGTCACCGAGGAGAACAAGGAGGAATATATCAG TCTGATGGCAGAGTGGAGGTTCTCTCGTGGGGTTGAAGGTCAGACCAAAGCTTTTCTGGATGGGTTCAATGAGGTGGTTCCACTGCAGTGGCTCCAGTACTTTGATGAAAAGGAGCTGGAG gTGATGCTGTGTGGCATGCAGGAGGTAGACCTTCAGGACTGGCAGAGGAACACAGTGTATCGTCACTACACGAGGAACAGCAAACAGATCATCTGGTTCTGGCAG CTGGTGAAAGAAGTAGACAACGAGGTGCGGCTGCGGCTCATGCAGTTTGTCACTGGAACCTGCAGACTTCCCCTGGGGGGCTTCGCTGAACTCATGG GAAGTAACGGGCCACAGAAGTTCTGCATTGAGAAGGTGGGGAAGGACACGTGGCTTCCTCGGAGCCACACGTG ttttaacCGTCTGGACTTGCCTCCCTACAAAAGCTTTGATCAGCTGAAAGAGAAGCTGCTCTTTGCCATCGAGGAAACAGAAGGATTTGGCCAAGAATAG
- the LOC122774697 gene encoding NEDD4-like E3 ubiquitin-protein ligase WWP1 isoform X2: MATASSRTESSHNHRGTSQLHAIVSCAKIKRKKSLFGAAIYVEVTAEGESRRTAKSHSSSSPKWDERLTLSVTPHTQVDFKVWSHHTLKADALLGKATLDLMQALEQHERKLENVKEVLKLSVEQKGVPVNMGELTVFLDGLTVTDEEDTAQLTNGNAANGTIQQNGDAIHENGESSPASSRAANSTVNGTDLGPRSDSCSASNGIDGQVPSSSCSPALDHVVNGDTTPNSTPVHQTSDSDTESRKVNGESCDVSLGPSSSTTGDVLSAADDHDDCSQDAALPDTVTAPNSTSPPPPPSTQAPASSTAAKPPDASATSAAASSTPTTSAQGATTITTTSSSSSSSPALGEATASGAGGGSSSSSATATPDGAKPRQQAPNAGSSDPLPPGWEQRKDPHGRTYYVDHNTRTTTWERPQPLPPGWERRVDDRGRIYYVDHNTRTTTWQRPTMESVRNFEQWQSQRSQLQGAMHQFNQRYLYSASMMSAENDPLGPLPPGWERRVDSNDRVYFVNHNTKTTQWEDPRTQGLQNEDPLPEGWEIRYTREGVRYFVDHNTRTTTFSDPRTGKSSVTKGPQIAYERSFRWKLAHFRYLCQSNALPSHVKITVSRQTLFEDSFQQIMALKPYDLRRRLYVIFRGEEGLDYGGLAREWFFLLSHEVLNPMYCLFEYAGKSNYCLQINPASAINPDHLSYFCFIGRFIAMALFHGKFIDTGFSLPFYKRMLNKKLILKDLESIDPEFYNSLIWIRDNNIEECGLEMYFSVDMEILGKITSHDLKPDGTNVLVTEENKEEYISLMAEWRFSRGVEGQTKAFLDGFNEVVPLQWLQYFDEKELEVMLCGMQEVDLQDWQRNTVYRHYTRNSKQIIWFWQLVKEVDNEVRLRLMQFVTGTCRLPLGGFAELMGSNGPQKFCIEKVGKDTWLPRSHTCFNRLDLPPYKSFDQLKEKLLFAIEETEGFGQE; encoded by the exons ATGGCCACGGCCTCATCCAGAACAGAGTCTAGCCATAATCACAGAGGAACATCACAGCTTCATGCCATTG TTTCCTGTGCCAAAATCAAGAGGAAGAAAAGCCTCTTTGGGGCTGCCATTTATGTGGAGGTGACAGCAGAGGGGGAGTCGCGCCGTACAGCGAAGTCTCACAGCTCCTCCAGTCCTAAATGGGATGAGAGGCTCACTCT GAGtgtaacaccacacacacaggtggatttCAAAGTATGGAGTCACCACACCCTGAAAGCAGATGCTCTGCTGGGCAAAGCCACACTGGACCTAATGCAAGCACTGGAGCagcatgaaagaaaat TGGAGAATGTGAAGGAGGTGCTGAAGCTGAGTGTGGAGCAGAAGGGAGTACCGGTGAACATGGGGGAGCTGACCGTCTTCCTTGATGGACTAACGGTCACTGACGAAGAGGACACGGCTCAGCTTACCAACGGCAATGCTGCAAATGGCACCA TTCAGCAGAATGGTGATGCCATTCATGAAAATGGAGAGTCATCACCTGCTTCATCAAGGGCTGCCAACAG CACAGTGAATGGTACAGACTTGGGCCCAAGGTCAGATTCCTGTTCAGCCTCCAATGGTATAGATGGTCAGGTGCCTTCCAGCTCCTGCAGCCCTGCCCTCGATCATGTCGTCAACGGAGACACCACACCCAACTCCACCCCAGTCCACCAAACCTccgacagtgacacagagagtaGGAAAG TCAACGGGGAGTCCTGTGATGTTTCTCTAGGGCCATCATCTTCTACAACAGGTGATGTGCTGTCCGCTGCAGATGACCATGACGACTGCAGTCAAGATGCTGCCCTGCCCGACACTGTCACGGCACCAAATAGCACATCTCCACCCCCGCCGCCCTCCACACAGGCTCCAGCCTCTTCTACTGCTGCTAAACCTCCTGATGCCTCTgccacttctgctgctgcttcctccacACCCACCACCTCAGCCCAGGGGGCTACCACCATCACAACCACCTCAtcatcgtcctcttcctccccagCACTGGGAGAAGCAACTGCTTCAGGTGCTGGTGGtggcagcagtagtagcagtgcAACTGCTACTCCAGATGGGGCCAAGCCCAGGCAGCAGGCCCCTAATGCTGGTTCCTCAGATCCTCTACCACCAGG TTGGGAGCAGAGGAAAGATCCGCATGGAAGAACGTACTATGTAGACCACAACACCAGGACTACAACCTGGGAGAGACCACAGCCACTACCACCAGG TTGGGAACGTCGAGTGGACGACCGGGGGAGGATCTATTATGTTGACCACAACACCCGCACCACCACGTGGCAACGTCCAACTATGGAGTCAGTCCGCAACTTTGAGCAGTGGCAGAGCCAGCGCAGCCAACTGCAGGGAGCTATGCACCAGTTTAACCAGAGATACCTCTACTCT GCATCCATGATGTCTGCTGAGAATGATCCTCTTGGCCCACTACCTCCTGGTTGGG AGAGACGTGTGGACTCCAATGACCGAGTGTACTTTGTCAACCACAACACCAAGACAACCCAGTGGGAAGACCCTCGAACCCAAGG GCTACAGAATGAGGACCCTCTGCCTGAAGGGTGGGAGATCCGATACACAAGGGAAGGTGTGCGCTACTTTGTGGATCACAACACTCGAACCACCACTTTCAGTGACCCGCGCACTGGAAAATCCTCTGT caccaAAGGCCCCCAGATTGCTTATGAGCGCAGCTTTCGATGGAAGCTAGCCCATTTTCGCTACTTGTGCCAG TCCAATGCTCTCCCAAGTCATGTGAAGATCACCGTCTCCAGACAGACATTGTTCGAAGACTCTTTCCAGCAA ATTATGGCACTCAAGCCTTACGACTTGAGGAGGAGACTGTACGTCATCTTCAGAGGCGAGGAGGGTCTCGATTATGGCGGTTTGGCTAG AGAGTGGTTCTTCTTGTTGTCCCACGAAGTGTTGAACCCCATGTACTGTCTGTTTGAGTACGCTGGCAAGAGCAACTACTGTCTGCAGATCAACCCGGCCTCGGCCATCAACCCTGACCACCTTTCGTACTTTTGCTTCATAGGTCGCTTCATTGCAATG GCACTTTTCCATGGAAAGTTCATTGACACAGGCTTTTCCTTGCCGTTCTACAAACGCATGCTGAACAAGAAGCTCATCCTCAAAGATCTTGAGTCTATTGACCCAGAGTTTTACAACTCGCTTATATGGATCAG GGACAACAACATTGAAGAGTGTGGCCTAGAGATGTATTTCTCAGTGGACATGGAGATCCTGGGAAAGATCACCTCCCACGACCTCAAACCTGATGGCACTAATGTCCTCGTCACCGAGGAGAACAAGGAGGAATATATCAG TCTGATGGCAGAGTGGAGGTTCTCTCGTGGGGTTGAAGGTCAGACCAAAGCTTTTCTGGATGGGTTCAATGAGGTGGTTCCACTGCAGTGGCTCCAGTACTTTGATGAAAAGGAGCTGGAG gTGATGCTGTGTGGCATGCAGGAGGTAGACCTTCAGGACTGGCAGAGGAACACAGTGTATCGTCACTACACGAGGAACAGCAAACAGATCATCTGGTTCTGGCAG CTGGTGAAAGAAGTAGACAACGAGGTGCGGCTGCGGCTCATGCAGTTTGTCACTGGAACCTGCAGACTTCCCCTGGGGGGCTTCGCTGAACTCATGG GAAGTAACGGGCCACAGAAGTTCTGCATTGAGAAGGTGGGGAAGGACACGTGGCTTCCTCGGAGCCACACGTG ttttaacCGTCTGGACTTGCCTCCCTACAAAAGCTTTGATCAGCTGAAAGAGAAGCTGCTCTTTGCCATCGAGGAAACAGAAGGATTTGGCCAAGAATAG
- the rmdn1 gene encoding regulator of microtubule dynamics protein 1, with translation MATRLLARFVSRTRPPVSGATRTAVRGIHRLYWTASRKTLTGGRSAFLLGIPVLSCLGYEAYHWVQRSAVLHAAGKEDVLEQADYLYSCAETEKLYQLLLQHKDSDDAEFLWRLARASRDLSLLPNMDAKQKKQLMFEAFEYATRALERDDKCFAAHKWYAICLSDIGDYEGIKVKIGNSYVIREHLEKAIELNPKDATSLHILGFWCFAFAELPWYQRKVAAALFSSPPVSTYEEALEFFLKAEAVDPDFYSKNLLMLGKTYMSMNDKPRAALWLTKAKDYPAHTLEDKEVHKEAVDLLKKLG, from the exons ATGGCTACCAGGTTGTTGGCCCGGTTCGTGAGCAGGACTCGACCGCCGGTGTCCGGTGCGACACGTACCGCAGTTCGGGGGATACACCGGTTGTATTGGACCGCGTCCAGGAAGACTCTGACT GGTGGAAGATCGGCGTTCCTCCTGGGAATCCCGGTTCTCTCCTGCCTTGGGTATGAAGCTTATCACTGGGTGCAGAGGTCAGCCGTGCTCCATGCTGCAGGAAAAG agGACGTCCTGGAGCAGGCTGATTACCTGTACAGCTGCGCAGAGACGGAGAAACTctaccagctgctgctgcagcacaaggacag TGACGATGCAGAGTTCCTGTGGAGGCTCGCCCGGGCGTCTCGCGACCTCTCCCTCCTGCCCAACATGGACGccaagcagaagaagcagctgaTGTTCGAGGCCTTTGAATATGCGACGAGAGCGCTGGAGAGAGATGACAAGTGTTTTGCGGCACACAAA TGGTACGCCATCTGTCTCAGCGACATCGGGGATTACGAGGGGATCAAGGTAAAGATCGGAAACTCGTACGTCATCAGGGAACATCTAGAG AAAGCCATCGAGCTCAATCCTAAAGACGCCACTTCCTTACACATCCTGGGTTTCTG GTGCTTCGCTTTTGCCGAGCTGCCGTGGTATCAGCGCAAGGTCGCAGCCGCCCTGTTCTCATCACCGCCTGTGTCCACGTACGAGGAG GCATTGGAGTTCTTCCTGAAAGCTGAAGCAG TCGATCCCGACTTCTACAGTAAGAACCTGCTAATGCTGGGAAAGACCTACATGTCCATGAACGACAAGCCGAGAGCAGCGCTGTGGTTAACCAAGGCCAAAGATTACCCCGCTCACACACTGGAGGACAAAGAG GTGCATAAAGAAGCTGTGGATCTCCTCAAGAAACTGGGATGA